From a region of the Cognatiyoonia koreensis genome:
- the murC gene encoding UDP-N-acetylmuramate--L-alanine ligase translates to MNAATKLPLDVGAIHFVGIGGIGMSGIAEVLLNHGYTVQGSDLKASKITERLKSLGAVIFEGQKAENLEGAEVIVISSAIKPGNPELDAARTKGLPVVRRAEMLAELMRLKSNVAVAGTHGKTTTTTMVSALLDEGGIDPTVINGGIIHAYGSNARMGQGEWMVVEADESDGTFNRLPATIAIVTNIDPEHMEHWGTIENLRQGFYDFVSNIPFYGLAVCCTDHPEVQSLVGKITDRRVVTFGFNAQADVRATNLTYKNGVAHFDIALQAEDDVIKGCELPMPGDHNVSNALSAVAVARHLGMKKEEIKTALKNFGGVNRRFTKVAEVDGVTIIDDYGHHPVEIAAVLKAARQATTGRVIAVHQPHRYSRLSHHFDEFCACFNDADVVGIAEVFAAGEDPIKGASRDDLVAGLIRHGHRHARAVDGLEDLARIVKEQAGPGDMVVCLGAGTISTWANDLPGVLKG, encoded by the coding sequence ATGAATGCTGCGACGAAACTGCCCCTGGATGTTGGTGCGATCCACTTTGTCGGGATCGGTGGGATCGGTATGTCGGGCATCGCGGAAGTGCTGCTTAATCACGGCTATACCGTGCAAGGATCCGATCTGAAGGCCAGCAAGATCACCGAGCGTCTGAAATCATTGGGGGCCGTTATTTTCGAAGGGCAGAAGGCCGAGAACCTTGAAGGGGCCGAGGTGATCGTCATTTCCTCGGCTATCAAGCCGGGCAATCCGGAACTGGATGCCGCCCGCACCAAGGGCCTGCCCGTTGTGCGCCGCGCGGAGATGCTGGCCGAACTGATGCGCCTGAAATCCAATGTCGCAGTCGCAGGGACGCACGGCAAAACAACGACCACGACAATGGTTTCAGCACTTCTGGACGAAGGCGGGATCGATCCGACTGTCATCAATGGCGGCATCATCCACGCTTATGGATCAAATGCCCGCATGGGGCAGGGCGAATGGATGGTGGTCGAGGCCGACGAGTCCGATGGCACCTTCAACCGGTTGCCTGCGACCATCGCCATCGTGACGAACATCGACCCCGAACATATGGAGCACTGGGGCACGATCGAGAACCTGCGTCAGGGCTTTTACGATTTCGTGTCCAACATCCCGTTTTACGGCCTTGCCGTTTGCTGCACCGATCACCCAGAGGTGCAATCGCTGGTTGGCAAAATCACCGACCGCCGCGTTGTGACCTTTGGCTTCAACGCGCAGGCCGATGTGCGCGCAACCAACCTGACCTACAAGAACGGCGTCGCCCATTTCGACATCGCCCTGCAGGCCGAGGATGACGTGATCAAAGGCTGCGAATTGCCCATGCCTGGCGATCATAATGTCTCGAACGCGCTGTCCGCCGTCGCGGTGGCGCGCCATCTGGGCATGAAGAAGGAAGAAATCAAAACCGCGCTGAAGAATTTTGGCGGCGTGAACCGGCGCTTTACGAAGGTCGCAGAGGTCGATGGCGTGACCATCATCGACGACTATGGTCACCATCCCGTTGAGATCGCCGCCGTGCTGAAAGCCGCGCGGCAGGCGACGACGGGACGTGTGATCGCCGTACATCAGCCGCATCGCTATTCACGCCTGAGCCACCATTTCGATGAATTCTGCGCCTGCTTCAATGACGCTGATGTCGTGGGCATCGCCGAGGTCTTCGCCGCCGGCGAAGACCCGATCAAAGGCGCGTCCCGCGACGATCTGGTTGCAGGGCTGATCCGCCACGGCCACCGCCACGCGCGGGCCGTTGACGGCTTGGAAGATCTCGCGCGGATCGTGAAGGAACAGGCCGGACCGGGCGATATGGTCGTCTGTCTGGGTGCCGGTACGATCAGCACGTGGGCGAATGATTTGCCGGGGGTATTGAAGGGCTAG
- a CDS encoding UDP-N-acetylglucosamine--N-acetylmuramyl-(pentapeptide) pyrophosphoryl-undecaprenol N-acetylglucosamine transferase has translation MTRLLVIAAGGTGGHMFPAQALAEAMLAKGWRVKLSTDARGARYAGGFPDAVEINVVGSATFARGGVLAKLAAPFRIVAGIVAAKWRMLRDRPTVVVGFGGYPAIPAMAAAWVFRVPRMIHEQNGVLGRVNQVFAKRVDKVACGTWPTELPEGVSGVHTGNPVRKSVLERAGAPYIPPGDYPMSVLVMGGSQGARILSDVVPPAIAALPMEMRKNIRVSHQARGEDHDRVTAFYAEEGIHADVQPFFHDVPERLVDAQLLIARSGASTVADVSVIGRPAIFVPYAAATGDHQTANARGMVDAGAAILIPESQFQVDSLAEQITTILTNERGALQMANAALSCGTPDATERLVALVEELAEEPQQ, from the coding sequence ATGACCCGTTTGCTGGTCATCGCGGCTGGCGGCACCGGAGGGCATATGTTCCCCGCGCAGGCGCTGGCCGAGGCGATGCTGGCAAAAGGGTGGCGCGTGAAGCTGTCGACCGATGCGCGTGGTGCGCGTTATGCAGGTGGCTTTCCTGATGCTGTCGAAATCAACGTTGTAGGATCCGCGACGTTCGCGCGGGGCGGCGTCCTTGCAAAACTTGCCGCGCCCTTCCGGATTGTTGCGGGGATCGTGGCCGCCAAGTGGCGGATGCTGCGTGACCGTCCGACCGTCGTGGTCGGCTTTGGCGGGTATCCGGCGATCCCTGCAATGGCGGCGGCGTGGGTTTTTCGTGTTCCGCGTATGATCCACGAACAGAACGGCGTTCTGGGGCGGGTCAATCAGGTCTTTGCAAAGCGCGTCGACAAGGTGGCTTGCGGCACTTGGCCCACCGAGCTGCCAGAAGGCGTGAGCGGCGTGCACACGGGCAACCCTGTGCGCAAGTCCGTCCTGGAACGGGCCGGTGCACCCTATATTCCGCCCGGTGATTACCCGATGTCGGTTCTTGTGATGGGCGGTTCGCAAGGCGCACGCATCCTGTCGGACGTAGTGCCCCCTGCAATTGCAGCCCTGCCGATGGAAATGCGCAAGAACATCCGTGTCAGTCATCAGGCCCGCGGCGAAGACCACGACCGCGTCACCGCGTTTTATGCCGAAGAAGGTATTCATGCCGACGTGCAACCGTTTTTCCACGACGTGCCTGAACGGCTGGTCGATGCCCAGTTGCTGATTGCGCGGTCCGGCGCGTCGACCGTTGCGGATGTCAGCGTGATCGGACGGCCCGCGATTTTCGTCCCCTATGCCGCCGCGACCGGAGATCATCAGACCGCCAACGCCCGTGGCATGGTTGATGCAGGTGCTGCGATCCTGATCCCGGAAAGCCAGTTTCAGGTCGACAGTCTTGCCGAACAGATCACAACGATCCTGACAAATGAAAGAGGTGCCCTGCAAATGGCCAACGCGGCCTTGTCCTGCGGCACCCCTGACGCTACGGAGCGCCTTGTGGCGCTGGTCGAGGAACTGGCAGAGGAGCCGCAACAATGA
- the ftsW gene encoding putative lipid II flippase FtsW has translation MTEMVYGTVPVVTVDPVLPRWWRTIDKWTLVCILGLFAIGLLLGLASSPPLAAKNGLEPFHYVIRQSVFGGMALIAMFAMSMMDPKMVRRLAVLGFIVAFIALIFLPIFGTDFGKGATRWYSLGFASLQPSEFLKPGFVVMAAWLMAAGQDVGGPPGKTYSFGLTIIIVAFLALQPDFGQACLILFAWGVMYFVAGAPMTLLMGLAGGVVAAGSFAYSKSEHFARRIDGFLSPDVDPTTQLGYATNAIREGGFFGVGVGEGQVKWSLPDAHTDFIIAVAAEEYGLVCVLAIIILYTVIVVRSLTRLMKERDPFIRLAGTGLACAFGVQAMINMGVAVRLLPAKGMTLPFVSYGGSSLIAGGIAVGMLLAFTRSRPQGELGDILMRRIGR, from the coding sequence ATGACGGAAATGGTCTATGGGACGGTGCCTGTAGTAACGGTTGATCCCGTTCTACCACGGTGGTGGCGTACGATTGATAAGTGGACACTGGTCTGCATCCTTGGCTTGTTTGCCATCGGGTTGCTGTTGGGTCTTGCATCATCCCCGCCGCTGGCGGCCAAGAATGGACTAGAGCCGTTCCACTATGTGATCCGCCAGTCGGTCTTTGGTGGCATGGCCTTGATCGCGATGTTTGCCATGTCGATGATGGACCCCAAGATGGTGCGCCGTCTTGCAGTTCTTGGATTCATTGTCGCCTTTATCGCCCTGATATTTCTTCCAATTTTCGGCACTGACTTTGGCAAGGGTGCGACGCGCTGGTATTCGCTTGGCTTTGCTTCGCTCCAACCATCCGAGTTTCTCAAGCCCGGTTTTGTCGTCATGGCTGCATGGCTGATGGCGGCCGGTCAGGATGTGGGCGGCCCGCCGGGCAAGACCTATTCCTTTGGTCTGACAATCATCATTGTGGCATTTCTTGCGTTGCAGCCGGATTTTGGCCAGGCCTGTCTGATCCTGTTCGCGTGGGGTGTCATGTATTTCGTGGCAGGTGCGCCGATGACCCTATTGATGGGGCTTGCTGGTGGCGTCGTTGCCGCAGGTTCGTTTGCCTATAGCAAGTCCGAACACTTTGCCCGTCGGATCGATGGTTTTCTGTCGCCTGATGTCGATCCCACAACACAGCTGGGATATGCGACGAACGCGATCCGCGAGGGCGGCTTTTTTGGCGTCGGTGTTGGTGAAGGGCAGGTGAAATGGTCCTTGCCCGATGCCCATACCGATTTCATCATCGCAGTTGCCGCAGAGGAATACGGGCTGGTCTGTGTCCTTGCCATCATCATTCTTTATACGGTGATTGTCGTGCGCTCGCTGACCCGTCTGATGAAAGAGCGTGATCCCTTCATCCGTCTCGCGGGGACAGGGCTGGCCTGTGCTTTCGGAGTTCAGGCTATGATCAATATGGGCGTTGCTGTCCGTCTTTTGCCTGCAAAGGGCATGACTTTGCCATTTGTGTCCTACGGCGGTTCGTCCCTGATTGCGGGTGGCATTGCGGTGGGCATGTTGCTGGCCTTTACCCGGTCGCGTCCACAGGGCGAGCTTGGTGATATTCTGATGCGGCGGATCGGACGATGA
- a CDS encoding NAD(P)/FAD-dependent oxidoreductase, translated as MKLNTLIIGAGAAGMMCAAHAGPGTLLVDHAKAAGEKIRISGGGRCNFTNLFAGSENFISQNPHFAKSALSRYTQWDFIDLVARHGIPYHEKTLGQLFCDTSAKDIITMLRAEMGDTPLWLQTTVAHIRHDSAVFHATLQKDGRETAVTARNLVLASGGKSIPKMGATGFAYQVASDFGLNIITPRPGLVPLTFGDQFKSIAGTALQGRATANGTSFDEAVLFTHRGLSGPAVLQASSYWNEGDDVTLDLAPTTDLFAALKKARGTAGRKALSTVLADHLPNRLVNYLADGTDLGGNLADWSDQKLADLAQRLHHWHLTPGGSEGYRTAEVTLGGIDTDDLNSRTMEAKAVPGLYVIGEAVDVTGWLGGYNFQWAWSSGWAAGTAIKAKHA; from the coding sequence ATGAAGCTGAACACATTGATCATTGGTGCCGGAGCAGCCGGCATGATGTGCGCTGCGCACGCTGGGCCGGGCACGCTTTTGGTTGATCACGCCAAGGCAGCGGGCGAAAAAATCCGTATTTCCGGTGGCGGGCGGTGCAACTTCACGAACCTGTTCGCAGGGTCGGAAAATTTCATCTCGCAGAACCCGCATTTCGCGAAATCCGCGCTGTCACGCTACACCCAGTGGGATTTTATTGACCTCGTCGCGCGGCACGGCATCCCCTATCACGAAAAGACACTGGGACAGCTGTTCTGCGACACCTCGGCCAAAGACATCATCACCATGCTGCGTGCCGAAATGGGGGATACGCCGCTCTGGCTGCAAACGACCGTCGCTCACATCCGCCACGATAGCGCAGTCTTTCACGCGACGCTGCAAAAGGACGGGCGCGAAACAGCAGTGACAGCGCGCAATCTCGTGCTGGCAAGTGGTGGAAAATCAATCCCGAAGATGGGTGCCACAGGGTTTGCCTATCAGGTCGCATCGGATTTCGGCCTGAACATCATCACACCGCGTCCGGGGCTTGTGCCGCTGACATTCGGGGACCAGTTCAAATCAATTGCCGGAACGGCACTGCAAGGGCGGGCTACGGCAAACGGGACCAGCTTTGACGAAGCCGTGCTTTTCACCCATCGCGGTCTTTCCGGCCCTGCCGTTCTGCAGGCTTCCAGCTATTGGAACGAAGGGGACGACGTCACGCTCGACCTGGCACCGACGACGGATCTGTTTGCCGCGCTGAAAAAGGCGCGTGGTACGGCGGGGCGCAAGGCGTTGAGCACAGTTCTGGCGGACCACCTGCCGAACCGGTTGGTCAACTACCTTGCCGATGGTACCGATCTTGGCGGCAACCTTGCGGACTGGTCGGATCAGAAACTTGCGGATCTTGCCCAGCGCCTACATCACTGGCACCTGACACCCGGCGGGTCCGAAGGCTACCGTACAGCAGAAGTCACGCTGGGTGGCATTGACACAGACGATCTGAATTCCCGCACGATGGAAGCCAAAGCCGTGCCCGGGCTTTACGTGATTGGCGAGGCTGTGGACGTCACCGGGTGGCTTGGTGGGTACAACTTCCAGTGGGCGTGGTCATCAGGCTGGGCTGCAGGCACAGCGATCAAAGCCAAACATGCGTAG
- the ppk2 gene encoding polyphosphate kinase 2, whose amino-acid sequence MQKVQTKPSPEREKRQNTIVGFEQGEYPYRTKMNKRAYEAEKSALQVELLKVQHWVQETQQRFILLFEGRDAAGKGGTIKRFTEHLNPRTARVVALNKPTDEERGQWFFQRYIKHLPTSGEIVLYDRSWYNRAGVERVMGFCEPTEYLEFMRQTPEFERMLVRSGIKLFKYWFSVTQEEQKRRFDSRETDPLKMWKLSPIDRASLDKWDDYTEAKEAMFFYTDTADAPWTVIRSNDKKRARLTCIKHFLSQLDYPDKDTSVATPPDPKIYHQAEAVLNNSDHILAASLHPQTRKN is encoded by the coding sequence ATGCAAAAGGTTCAAACCAAACCGTCCCCTGAACGGGAAAAGCGTCAGAACACGATCGTCGGGTTCGAACAAGGCGAATACCCCTACCGCACAAAAATGAACAAGCGGGCCTACGAGGCCGAAAAATCGGCTCTCCAGGTTGAATTGCTTAAGGTGCAGCACTGGGTTCAGGAAACGCAGCAAAGATTCATCCTGCTTTTCGAAGGACGCGACGCCGCTGGCAAGGGCGGCACGATCAAACGGTTCACTGAACATCTCAACCCACGCACGGCAAGGGTGGTGGCCCTGAATAAGCCGACCGATGAAGAGCGCGGGCAATGGTTCTTTCAGCGCTACATCAAGCACCTGCCAACAAGCGGCGAAATCGTCCTTTATGACCGGTCTTGGTATAACCGCGCCGGTGTCGAACGGGTGATGGGGTTTTGCGAACCGACGGAATATCTCGAATTCATGCGTCAGACGCCAGAATTCGAACGGATGCTCGTGCGTTCCGGGATCAAGCTCTTCAAATACTGGTTCTCCGTGACGCAAGAGGAACAGAAACGACGGTTCGACTCCCGCGAAACGGACCCGCTCAAGATGTGGAAACTCTCACCTATCGACCGCGCGTCGCTGGACAAGTGGGACGATTACACTGAGGCGAAGGAAGCGATGTTCTTTTACACGGACACCGCCGATGCGCCCTGGACGGTGATCCGGTCAAACGACAAGAAGCGTGCGCGACTGACCTGCATCAAACATTTCCTGTCGCAGCTCGACTATCCTGACAAGGATACGTCCGTCGCAACCCCACCAGACCCGAAAATCTACCATCAGGCCGAAGCCGTGCTGAACAACAGCGATCACATTCTTGCCGCGTCCCTGCACCCGCAGACACGCAAAAACTGA
- a CDS encoding YdcH family protein — MSHTPHELLEEFPEFAAVISEKRLSDGHFAKLSDEYHTLNRAIHRAETNVEPTSDDHLVEMRRNRMKLKDEIYAMLRETA; from the coding sequence ATGTCCCATACCCCCCACGAACTGCTCGAAGAATTCCCGGAATTCGCAGCCGTCATCAGCGAAAAGCGGCTGTCGGACGGGCATTTCGCCAAGTTGTCCGACGAATATCACACGTTGAACCGGGCGATCCACCGCGCCGAAACCAACGTGGAACCGACCAGTGACGATCATCTGGTTGAAATGCGACGCAACCGCATGAAGCTCAAGGACGAGATTTACGCGATGTTGCGCGAAACAGCCTAG
- the murD gene encoding UDP-N-acetylmuramoyl-L-alanine--D-glutamate ligase, with translation MIPVQGYAGQTVAVLGLGRSGRASALALREGGATPVVWDDGQAARDSAHDAGFDVVDLTKLGAFAGVAALIVSPGIPHLYPAPHPVIAAAWDAGVPVDNDISLFFRSFATDDWDGFNTRPQVIAVTGSNGKSTTSALIHHILIENGKPAQLAGNIGVGVLDIEPAHDGEVVVLELSSYQTDLARALTPDVAVWTNLTPDHLDRHAGLGGYFAAKRRLFAEGGPDRAVIGVDEPEGLYLANQLSEGRADDRVLRVSSGQKLDGEGWNIFARKGFLSEVRKGRQVASIDLREIRGLPGAHNHQNACSAYAACRTLGLSPKGIERAMQSYPGLPHRSQHVAERDGVSFVNDSKATNVDSAAKALQAFSNIRWICGGLQKEGGLDGLLPYLGHVARAYVIGREADSFARQLSGADALVCGTMEAAVAAAVKDAQSGDVVLLAPAAASFDQYDNFELRGEDFMACVRAAI, from the coding sequence ATGATTCCAGTTCAAGGCTATGCCGGGCAGACCGTGGCTGTACTTGGTCTTGGCCGCTCTGGCCGGGCGAGTGCTTTGGCTTTGCGCGAAGGCGGGGCCACACCTGTGGTCTGGGATGACGGGCAGGCGGCGCGCGATTCAGCGCATGATGCGGGCTTTGACGTTGTGGATTTGACCAAACTGGGTGCTTTTGCAGGCGTTGCAGCCTTGATCGTTTCGCCCGGTATTCCGCATCTTTACCCCGCACCCCATCCCGTGATCGCGGCTGCATGGGATGCCGGTGTTCCTGTCGATAATGACATCAGCCTTTTCTTCCGGTCTTTCGCGACGGACGATTGGGACGGTTTCAATACCCGCCCGCAGGTGATTGCCGTGACCGGATCGAACGGCAAGTCGACGACGTCTGCCCTGATCCATCATATCCTGATCGAGAACGGCAAGCCGGCGCAGCTGGCAGGTAACATCGGTGTCGGTGTGCTGGATATCGAGCCTGCCCATGACGGTGAGGTCGTGGTGCTGGAGCTGTCGTCTTATCAGACCGATCTTGCGCGGGCGTTGACCCCTGATGTTGCAGTCTGGACCAATTTGACCCCGGATCATCTGGATCGCCACGCCGGGTTGGGCGGTTATTTCGCGGCCAAGCGCCGTTTGTTCGCCGAAGGCGGGCCGGACCGTGCCGTGATTGGCGTGGACGAACCCGAAGGGCTGTATCTGGCGAACCAGTTGAGCGAGGGCAGGGCTGACGATCGCGTGCTGCGCGTATCCTCCGGTCAGAAGCTGGACGGCGAAGGCTGGAATATCTTCGCTCGCAAGGGGTTCTTGTCGGAAGTGCGCAAGGGCCGGCAGGTTGCGTCGATTGATTTGCGCGAGATCCGCGGACTGCCCGGTGCACATAACCATCAGAACGCCTGTTCCGCCTATGCTGCTTGCCGCACATTGGGTCTAAGCCCCAAGGGGATCGAGCGGGCGATGCAGTCCTATCCGGGTTTGCCGCACCGTTCACAGCATGTCGCAGAGCGCGACGGGGTGTCGTTCGTGAATGACAGCAAGGCGACCAATGTCGACTCGGCCGCCAAAGCGCTGCAGGCGTTCAGCAACATCCGCTGGATCTGTGGCGGGCTGCAAAAGGAAGGCGGACTGGACGGCCTATTGCCCTATCTTGGTCATGTCGCCAGAGCCTATGTGATTGGTCGCGAGGCGGATTCCTTCGCCCGTCAGTTAAGCGGTGCGGATGCGCTGGTCTGCGGCACGATGGAGGCGGCAGTCGCTGCTGCGGTGAAGGATGCGCAGTCGGGCGATGTTGTCCTGCTGGCTCCGGCGGCGGCATCATTCGATCAATACGATAATTTCGAACTGCGCGGCGAAGACTTCATGGCCTGCGTCCGCGCAGCCATCTAG
- a CDS encoding xanthine dehydrogenase family protein molybdopterin-binding subunit, with amino-acid sequence MTAHLKMDTTHDAVLDDMVQGVIGTETVRSDGPLKVTGQAPYAGETGEGTEAVGVFVRATIAKGRVASVNKADAMKMAGVLAVITDARLLRNPAQGTANTAPIQDPSEVAYFGQPIALVVAETFEQARHAAQNIPIAYEAATDAVTDPLDGAARIDRPDGKQMEQGDIETAMAEAAFSVDATYTTPSQNSAAMEPHATVASWDDEHLTVHSALQMLKYNRNELADALGISPDKVRILAPYVGGGFGSKLGLSPDVVAAALAAKALDRPVRVVLTRAQVFEATMRRSSTLQRVRLAVDDQGDLTAMGHDAIVSNLPGETFSEAVALATHFLYAGKNRAYAHSIARVNRTCAGSMRAPGEAVGMLALENAMDELAHKAGIDPVALRLRNIPDVHPENGKEYSSRRFADCLTQGAARFGWDKRNPIPGKTRDGEWLIGLGMASAARGNILKESKARVILHADATVTVETDMTDIGTGTYTILAQIAGEMLGLPLDRIAVKLGDTDFPTGAGSGGSWGASSVGSAVFLACQKLRSEIADLLNTDSVELTLKDGVATTGNVQKQLSEALHADLTAIGHIEPGDASDAVKHAGFGAHFAEVAVNSVTGETRVRRMLGVFSAGRILNAQTARSQCHGGMIFGVGAALTEELVHDARDGHIVNHNLAEYHVPVNLDIPQLDVVFLEERDAWANPIQSKGVGELGISGAGAAITNAIFNATGIRVRDYPATLDKLLPDLPDI; translated from the coding sequence ATGATATGGTACAGGGCGTCATCGGCACCGAAACGGTGCGCAGCGACGGACCCCTGAAGGTCACTGGACAAGCGCCTTACGCTGGCGAAACGGGCGAGGGGACCGAAGCTGTCGGCGTCTTTGTGCGCGCGACGATCGCCAAGGGCCGCGTTGCATCTGTCAACAAAGCCGATGCCATGAAAATGGCGGGCGTTCTGGCTGTCATTACCGACGCGCGCCTGCTGCGCAATCCCGCGCAGGGCACTGCCAACACCGCCCCTATTCAAGACCCGAGCGAGGTTGCCTATTTTGGTCAGCCCATCGCCCTTGTTGTGGCCGAGACTTTTGAACAGGCCAGACATGCCGCGCAAAACATTCCCATAGCATACGAAGCCGCGACGGATGCCGTTACCGATCCGTTGGATGGTGCGGCCCGGATTGACCGCCCAGACGGCAAACAGATGGAACAAGGCGATATCGAAACCGCCATGGCCGAGGCCGCGTTCAGCGTTGATGCGACTTATACGACCCCATCCCAAAACAGTGCGGCGATGGAACCGCATGCGACCGTTGCCAGTTGGGACGATGAGCATTTGACTGTTCACAGTGCGCTTCAGATGCTGAAGTACAACCGCAACGAATTGGCAGATGCCCTTGGCATCAGCCCCGATAAGGTACGCATACTTGCGCCTTATGTCGGTGGTGGGTTCGGGTCCAAACTGGGCTTGTCGCCGGACGTCGTGGCGGCGGCACTTGCGGCGAAGGCGCTTGATCGGCCAGTGCGGGTTGTGTTGACCCGGGCGCAGGTATTCGAAGCCACGATGCGACGCAGTTCGACCCTGCAGCGCGTGCGCCTTGCGGTTGATGATCAGGGCGATCTGACTGCTATGGGGCATGACGCTATCGTTTCGAACCTGCCAGGAGAGACGTTCAGCGAGGCCGTCGCACTGGCGACCCATTTTCTTTACGCAGGCAAGAACCGCGCGTATGCGCACAGCATCGCAAGGGTCAACCGCACCTGCGCGGGGTCCATGCGTGCCCCAGGTGAGGCTGTCGGCATGCTGGCGCTTGAAAATGCGATGGACGAGCTTGCCCACAAGGCAGGAATTGATCCAGTTGCGCTGCGCCTGCGCAACATCCCGGACGTGCACCCCGAGAACGGAAAAGAATATTCGTCCCGCCGCTTTGCCGATTGCCTGACGCAGGGTGCTGCACGTTTTGGCTGGGACAAACGCAATCCCATTCCCGGCAAGACGCGCGATGGCGAATGGCTGATCGGGCTGGGCATGGCCTCCGCCGCCCGCGGCAATATACTGAAAGAATCCAAGGCGCGCGTGATCCTGCACGCGGACGCGACCGTGACCGTCGAAACGGACATGACCGATATCGGGACCGGTACCTATACGATCCTTGCCCAGATCGCAGGCGAGATGCTGGGCCTGCCGCTTGACCGCATCGCGGTGAAGCTTGGCGATACTGATTTCCCGACTGGTGCTGGCTCTGGCGGGTCATGGGGAGCAAGTTCGGTCGGCTCTGCGGTTTTTCTGGCCTGTCAGAAGTTGCGTTCTGAGATTGCAGACTTGCTGAACACCGACAGCGTAGAGCTGACGTTGAAGGACGGTGTCGCGACGACGGGCAACGTACAAAAGCAATTGTCCGAAGCCCTGCATGCCGATCTGACTGCCATCGGTCATATCGAGCCGGGAGACGCCAGCGATGCGGTAAAGCACGCAGGATTCGGGGCACATTTCGCAGAGGTTGCGGTGAACAGCGTGACCGGAGAGACCCGCGTGCGCCGGATGCTAGGTGTGTTTTCGGCCGGTCGCATTCTGAACGCACAAACCGCGCGTTCCCAGTGTCATGGCGGCATGATTTTTGGCGTGGGTGCTGCCCTGACCGAAGAACTGGTGCACGATGCGCGTGACGGTCACATCGTCAATCACAATCTCGCGGAATATCATGTGCCTGTGAATCTCGACATCCCGCAACTGGACGTTGTGTTTCTGGAAGAGCGGGACGCATGGGCCAACCCGATCCAGTCAAAGGGTGTTGGCGAGTTGGGTATTTCCGGTGCTGGTGCAGCGATCACAAACGCGATCTTCAATGCGACAGGCATCCGCGTGCGCGATTATCCGGCCACCTTGGACAAGCTGTTGCCTGATCTGCCGGATATCTGA